The Bacteroidota bacterium genome has a window encoding:
- the porV gene encoding type IX secretion system outer membrane channel protein PorV has product MNFSRKKAVFAALAAGVFSLPAKAQISSFRDSLLGQINTITTAVPFLQIAPDSRAGGMGDYGVATSPDANSIHWNAAKLAFVEKNVGFSISYTPWLRALVNDINLAYISGYKKLKDDQAIAGSLRYFSLGNIDFTNDNAEKLGSFNPNEWALDFAYSRKLGENFSGGLALRYIYSNLTGGIAIQNNTIQTRPGRSVAADVSGYYNKKIDLSNKDAILAFGLNISNIGAKISYTDTKAKDFIPMNFRLGSNLKVDLDSYNTISFGVDINKLLVPTPPVYWKNSIGSDSLDAAGNKVIRAGKDPSNISPAQAIFSSWSDAPAGFEEELKEFTYSIGAEYWYDKQFAIRAGYFHEAATKGNRKYFTIGAGLRYNVFGLDFAYLIPTTQRNPLENTLRFTLIFDFEGLKKEAAEE; this is encoded by the coding sequence ATGAATTTTAGCAGAAAAAAGGCTGTTTTTGCAGCCTTGGCCGCAGGTGTATTCAGCCTTCCGGCCAAAGCGCAAATCAGTTCCTTCCGGGACTCGTTGCTTGGGCAGATCAATACGATCACCACGGCGGTTCCTTTTCTTCAGATTGCACCTGATTCCCGCGCTGGTGGCATGGGCGATTACGGTGTCGCGACGAGCCCTGACGCCAATTCCATTCACTGGAATGCCGCTAAACTTGCCTTCGTCGAAAAGAACGTCGGTTTCTCCATCTCCTACACCCCCTGGCTGCGCGCCCTGGTGAACGACATCAACCTGGCGTATATCTCCGGCTACAAGAAGCTGAAGGACGATCAGGCGATCGCGGGTTCGCTTCGTTATTTCTCCCTGGGTAACATCGACTTCACCAACGATAATGCCGAAAAGCTCGGTTCCTTTAATCCGAACGAATGGGCGTTGGACTTCGCGTATTCACGCAAACTGGGCGAGAACTTCTCGGGTGGTCTTGCACTCCGTTATATCTACTCGAACCTGACCGGCGGAATCGCCATTCAGAACAACACGATCCAGACGCGTCCCGGCCGTTCGGTCGCTGCCGACGTTTCCGGCTATTACAACAAGAAGATCGACCTTTCCAACAAGGATGCTATCCTGGCCTTCGGTTTGAACATCTCGAACATCGGTGCCAAGATCTCCTATACCGACACCAAAGCGAAAGATTTCATCCCGATGAATTTCCGCCTGGGATCGAATCTGAAAGTCGACCTCGACAGCTACAACACTATCTCGTTCGGTGTAGACATCAACAAGCTCCTCGTACCCACTCCTCCGGTCTATTGGAAGAATTCCATCGGCTCCGACAGTCTTGACGCCGCCGGAAACAAAGTGATCCGCGCGGGCAAAGACCCCTCCAACATCTCTCCGGCGCAAGCCATCTTCAGTTCCTGGTCGGATGCTCCGGCCGGTTTCGAAGAAGAGTTGAAAGAATTCACGTATTCAATCGGCGCCGAATACTGGTACGACAAGCAGTTCGCCATCCGTGCCGGTTACTTCCACGAAGCGGCTACCAAGGGCAACCGTAAGTACTTCACCATCGGTGCCGGACTTCGTTACAATGTGTTCGGCCTTGACTTCGCCTACCTGATCCCGACGACGCAACGCAACCCGTTGGAGAACACACTCCGCTTCACGCTCATCTTCGATTTCGAAGGATTGAAAAAAGAAGCTGCTGAAGAATAA
- a CDS encoding 2-C-methyl-D-erythritol 2,4-cyclodiphosphate synthase, which translates to MRIGFGFDVHQLKEDHPFWLGGIHIPHTKGAFGHSDADVLIHAICDALLGAAALGDIGKHFPDTSTEFKNIDSKILLRRVRDLIDSKGWQIGNIDATLCLERPKIAGHIPAMLESLCGVLEIPASDLSIKATTNEKMGYVGREEGVTAYAVALLLKKA; encoded by the coding sequence ATGCGTATCGGTTTCGGATTCGACGTTCACCAATTGAAGGAAGACCACCCATTCTGGCTGGGCGGCATCCACATACCCCATACGAAAGGAGCTTTCGGTCATTCGGACGCCGATGTACTCATTCACGCCATATGCGACGCATTGCTGGGCGCTGCGGCCCTGGGCGACATTGGCAAACACTTTCCAGACACGTCCACCGAGTTCAAGAACATCGACAGTAAGATCCTCCTGCGGCGGGTACGCGACCTGATCGACAGCAAAGGCTGGCAGATCGGGAACATCGATGCAACGCTTTGCCTCGAACGACCCAAGATCGCCGGGCACATCCCAGCCATGCTGGAATCGCTTTGCGGAGTACTGGAGATTCCCGCTTCGGACCTTTCGATCAAAGCCACCACGAATGAAAAGATGGGGTACGTAGGACGCGAAGAAGGCGTAACCGCTTACGCGGTAGCACTGCTGCTGAAAAAAGCCTGA
- a CDS encoding DUF2490 domain-containing protein — protein sequence MMRSIRLFVLALLIGSSAAAFEPDSDFGAWFSVNVQKRVTRTFSLNVNPQVRFNRNLATVDQYMAELGGEFLITRNFRATLNYRLTESNRLDYFSTRHRVFLDLSYKQKYGRVVIGLRERIQSQFKDVYSSDLGRYPAWYLRTRLSLKYDTDLSWKPYASTEIFYRTRDLENPGNSVDQYRYEVGIDYSITQDQSLNVFYMFKRNPEDRVYNEYITGLGYSITF from the coding sequence ATGATGCGGAGTATCCGGCTGTTCGTGTTGGCCCTGTTGATCGGCTCATCGGCTGCTGCCTTTGAGCCGGACAGCGATTTTGGCGCCTGGTTCAGTGTTAACGTTCAGAAACGCGTCACCCGCACGTTTTCGCTGAACGTCAATCCGCAGGTGCGTTTTAACAGGAACCTGGCTACCGTTGACCAATACATGGCGGAGCTTGGCGGCGAATTCCTCATCACGCGGAACTTTCGCGCTACACTGAACTACCGCCTGACCGAGAGCAACCGGCTTGATTATTTTTCCACGCGTCATCGCGTATTCCTTGATCTGAGTTATAAGCAGAAGTACGGAAGAGTGGTCATAGGACTCCGGGAACGCATTCAGTCCCAATTCAAGGATGTCTATTCTAGCGACCTAGGAAGATATCCGGCCTGGTACCTGCGTACCCGCTTGTCGTTGAAATACGATACCGATCTTTCCTGGAAGCCCTATGCGAGTACCGAGATCTTCTACCGGACCCGTGACCTGGAAAATCCCGGTAATTCAGTGGATCAATACCGATACGAAGTGGGGATTGATTACTCCATCACCCAGGACCAAAGCCTGAACGTGTTCTACATGTTCAAACGTAATCCGGAAGACCGTGTTTACAACGAATACATCACGGGTCTCGGCTACAGCATCACTTTTTAA
- a CDS encoding DUF4956 domain-containing protein: MNDAMTGFELFDKLSDKFFIRLLIDIVSMLVLVRLIYFRIYKKKDYLFTFFLFNIIIFIITYLLNKVDMSMGAAFGLFAVFSMLRYRTEGITTKDMTYLFIVIAIGLICAVSKATYFELGVINLILIGFTYALDGNWLVRNEMIKTVQYENIDLIRPENYQLLLEDLRKRTGLNIHRASINKIDFLKDIAVVKVYYYEDTVRHSK, translated from the coding sequence ATGAATGACGCAATGACCGGCTTCGAATTATTCGACAAGCTTTCCGACAAGTTCTTCATCCGCCTCCTCATCGACATCGTCTCGATGCTGGTACTGGTGCGTTTGATCTATTTCCGGATCTACAAGAAGAAAGATTATCTCTTCACCTTTTTCCTGTTCAACATCATCATCTTCATCATCACCTACCTGCTCAACAAGGTGGATATGTCGATGGGAGCTGCGTTCGGACTTTTTGCCGTCTTCAGCATGTTGCGCTACCGTACCGAGGGCATTACGACGAAGGATATGACCTACCTCTTCATCGTGATCGCGATCGGATTGATCTGTGCGGTAAGTAAGGCGACCTATTTCGAACTGGGTGTGATCAACCTCATCCTGATCGGGTTCACCTATGCGCTGGATGGAAACTGGTTGGTGCGCAACGAGATGATCAAGACGGTACAATACGAGAACATCGATCTGATCCGTCCCGAGAATTACCAGTTGCTCCTGGAGGACCTCCGGAAGCGTACCGGCCTGAATATCCACCGTGCCAGCATCAACAAGATCGACTTTCTGAAAGACATCGCGGTGGTAAAGGTGTATTACTACGAAGACACCGTGCGCCATTCCAAATGA
- a CDS encoding polyphosphate polymerase domain-containing protein: MIALDTLLAPFDPISLKQMDNVKLLDRVDTKFMFREELLPAILERMRPEYYVLEINGQRYNHYETLYFDTHNFGLYLRHHNGKLNRFKFRARRYVESNLHFFEVKFKNNKGRTIKDRIKRPEISPVIADKAEEMVRSASNVDPSTLRAQLWVDYVRITFVSKTSQERLTVDTRLTYRNDGHQVDYNGLVIAEVKQGSARDKSVFVDLMREHSIPQRSISKYCLGVISLNPDVKRNRFKPTLLYLQKLLRAS, from the coding sequence GTGATCGCGCTCGATACACTGCTGGCTCCGTTCGATCCGATCTCCCTCAAGCAGATGGACAATGTCAAACTGCTCGACCGGGTCGATACGAAGTTCATGTTTCGCGAGGAACTCCTCCCGGCCATTCTTGAGCGAATGCGCCCGGAATATTATGTCCTGGAGATCAACGGGCAGCGCTACAATCACTACGAGACGCTCTACTTCGATACGCATAATTTCGGCCTCTACCTGCGCCACCACAACGGCAAGCTCAACCGCTTCAAGTTCAGAGCCAGGCGGTATGTGGAAAGCAACCTGCACTTCTTCGAAGTGAAATTCAAGAACAACAAGGGCCGAACGATCAAGGACCGCATCAAACGCCCCGAGATCTCTCCCGTGATCGCGGATAAAGCCGAGGAGATGGTACGCAGTGCTTCCAATGTTGATCCCTCCACACTCCGCGCGCAGCTCTGGGTGGATTATGTCCGCATCACGTTCGTATCCAAGACTTCGCAGGAGCGTCTCACGGTCGATACCAGGCTGACGTACCGCAACGACGGTCATCAGGTCGACTACAACGGTCTCGTGATTGCCGAAGTGAAGCAGGGGAGCGCCCGCGATAAGAGCGTATTCGTCGACCTGATGCGGGAGCATTCCATTCCCCAGCGATCCATCAGTAAGTATTGCCTCGGGGTCATCAGCCTGAATCCCGACGTAAAGAGAAACAGATTCAAACCCACGCTTTTATACCTCCAAAAATTACTTCGTGCATCATGA
- the cdd gene encoding cytidine deaminase translates to MKKEIQLQSTFTEYDDISDLPEQDRLLVAEARKSVGQAYAPYSHFQVGAALRLENGVILRGNNQENASYPIGLCAERVAVFAAGANYPGIRILSLAITANSNHFHVNKPITPCGACRQAIAEYEHRYQQPIRLIMVGESGKVLVADSIQHFLPYQFNADDLQVKTS, encoded by the coding sequence ATGAAAAAAGAGATCCAACTTCAATCGACCTTTACGGAGTACGATGACATTTCCGATCTACCCGAGCAGGACCGGTTGTTAGTCGCGGAAGCCCGGAAATCGGTTGGTCAGGCGTATGCACCTTACAGTCATTTTCAGGTAGGCGCCGCGCTGCGCCTGGAAAACGGTGTCATCCTGCGGGGCAACAACCAGGAAAACGCGTCCTATCCGATCGGGCTCTGCGCGGAACGTGTAGCCGTCTTTGCGGCAGGCGCGAATTATCCCGGCATCCGCATCCTCTCCCTCGCCATTACCGCTAACTCCAATCACTTCCACGTAAACAAACCCATCACCCCTTGTGGCGCGTGCCGACAAGCGATCGCCGAATACGAGCACCGGTATCAGCAACCGATCCGGCTCATCATGGTGGGCGAGTCCGGAAAAGTCCTGGTCGCCGACAGTATCCAGCATTTCCTGCCGTACCAATTCAACGCGGATGACCTGCAAGTCAAGACCTCATGA
- a CDS encoding DUF1572 family protein: MSDPGEIYLLECLKSFKGIKSTSEKAIIQIKDEELHWSSDPESNSVAIILRHISGNLRSRFTDFLTTDGEKPDRNRDAEFVDSGISREVLLSEWETSWKILFDTLGQLTSASLTQTVYIRNEPHTVIRALQRQLVHYAYHSGQIVYLCKQIRAGNFKSLTIPRGASGDFLHSPPTSAT; the protein is encoded by the coding sequence ATGAGTGATCCGGGTGAAATCTATCTGCTGGAATGCCTCAAGAGTTTCAAAGGCATCAAGAGCACGTCCGAGAAAGCCATTATCCAGATCAAGGATGAGGAATTGCATTGGTCGTCTGATCCGGAATCCAACTCGGTGGCCATTATTCTTCGACATATATCCGGCAATCTCCGGAGCCGCTTTACGGACTTCCTGACGACCGATGGAGAAAAACCCGACCGCAACCGCGACGCGGAGTTCGTGGACAGCGGCATCTCCCGGGAAGTCCTCTTATCGGAATGGGAGACCTCCTGGAAGATCCTGTTCGATACGTTGGGACAGCTAACCTCCGCCTCGCTCACACAGACCGTATATATCCGCAACGAACCGCACACGGTCATACGCGCACTTCAGCGGCAACTGGTACACTACGCTTACCACAGCGGTCAGATCGTGTACCTTTGCAAACAAATCCGAGCCGGCAATTTCAAATCGCTCACTATTCCGCGCGGCGCTTCCGGCGATTTCCTGCACTCACCTCCCACCTCCGCGACGTGA
- a CDS encoding 3-deoxy-D-manno-octulosonic acid transferase, with the protein MYALYNLGILLYGAGIRLAALLGNKKALAWSGGRAEWASTLQRAIEAKGGTWIWVHCASLGEFEQGRPLIESLRERHPEYRILLTFFSPSGFTIRKNYSGADHVTYLPLDTPGNAQKFVQLVQPFAAFFVKYEFWLNYLSALHTSGTPVFLVSGIFRPGQVFFKWYGGRFRNALGNFNLLFLQDTNSFDLLRNVGVPEEKMIVAGDTRFDRVGSIAASAETDPKLEAWRGGDRVIVAGSTWPEDERILLPAVADNLLPDVRLLIAPHEIDESHLNDCLSRIQATFGKDAVVRYTQLEETANIASYKVLLLDTMGQLSRAYRCATVAYVGGGFGNGIHNILEAAVWGTPVLFGPNYDRFREARELLALRGAQSIRSTEELSAALRHFLLDEHARKTAGDHCANYIRTQSGATSRMLFHLESTGDAPLFP; encoded by the coding sequence ATGTACGCTCTTTACAACCTGGGAATTCTCCTCTACGGAGCCGGTATCCGGCTCGCAGCCTTGCTCGGAAATAAAAAAGCCCTTGCCTGGTCCGGCGGACGTGCTGAATGGGCGTCCACCCTACAGCGGGCGATCGAGGCGAAAGGTGGGACGTGGATCTGGGTGCATTGCGCTTCACTTGGTGAATTCGAGCAAGGCAGACCGCTGATCGAATCACTACGGGAACGGCACCCGGAATACCGGATCCTGCTCACCTTCTTTTCGCCTTCCGGATTTACGATCAGGAAAAATTACTCCGGTGCCGACCATGTCACCTATCTCCCACTCGATACACCCGGGAATGCGCAAAAGTTCGTACAGCTTGTACAACCGTTCGCTGCTTTCTTCGTGAAGTATGAGTTCTGGCTTAACTATCTCTCAGCGTTGCATACATCCGGCACTCCGGTTTTTCTGGTATCCGGCATTTTCCGCCCGGGACAAGTTTTCTTCAAATGGTATGGCGGAAGATTCCGTAATGCGCTCGGGAATTTCAACCTACTCTTCCTGCAGGACACCAATTCGTTTGACCTGCTGCGGAACGTCGGTGTACCCGAGGAAAAGATGATCGTTGCAGGCGATACCCGTTTCGACCGTGTCGGCTCCATCGCCGCTTCAGCAGAAACGGACCCCAAACTTGAAGCATGGCGCGGAGGAGACAGGGTCATCGTGGCCGGAAGTACCTGGCCGGAGGACGAGCGGATCCTTTTACCGGCAGTGGCTGACAATCTATTACCGGATGTCCGGCTCCTGATCGCGCCGCACGAAATCGATGAATCGCACCTGAACGATTGCCTGAGCAGGATACAAGCGACCTTCGGGAAAGACGCTGTCGTCCGCTATACGCAACTCGAGGAGACAGCCAACATCGCTTCGTACAAGGTACTCCTGCTCGATACCATGGGACAGTTGTCCCGCGCCTACCGATGCGCAACCGTCGCCTACGTGGGCGGAGGATTCGGCAATGGCATTCACAACATACTGGAGGCAGCGGTCTGGGGTACCCCGGTACTGTTCGGGCCCAACTATGATCGCTTTCGGGAGGCGCGCGAACTTCTCGCACTTCGGGGTGCACAATCCATTCGCTCTACGGAGGAATTGAGCGCAGCCCTTCGGCATTTCCTGCTCGATGAGCACGCCCGGAAAACCGCCGGAGATCATTGCGCGAATTACATCCGAACGCAAAGCGGAGCAACCTCGAGGATGCTTTTTCATCTGGAAAGCACAGGCGATGCCCCCTTGTTTCCGTAG
- a CDS encoding YceI family protein, translating into MNATCRRLQPPTLLGLLLLLSLTLQAAGQGSNYYYTSKGSISFRSDAPQEIIGAESDHLQGLISPDKNSFVFRVLIRTFSGFNSALQQEHFNEKYLESEKFPEAIFTGKIIEDIDLATDGTYAVRAKGKLKIHGVEQERIIRAKIEIRNGVLHLVSQFTVLLADHSIKVPKVVHEKIASEINITVRAELTIKAMK; encoded by the coding sequence ATGAACGCGACCTGCCGACGGCTGCAACCCCCGACCTTATTGGGCCTATTGCTGCTGCTGAGCTTGACACTTCAGGCTGCCGGGCAGGGATCCAACTACTATTATACCAGTAAGGGATCGATCAGTTTCCGCTCCGACGCCCCGCAGGAAATCATCGGGGCGGAATCCGACCATTTACAAGGGCTTATCAGCCCCGACAAGAATTCATTCGTTTTCCGTGTTCTGATCAGAACCTTCAGCGGATTCAATTCGGCGCTTCAGCAGGAGCATTTCAACGAAAAATACCTGGAGTCAGAAAAATTTCCGGAAGCAATTTTCACGGGTAAGATCATCGAAGACATCGACCTCGCTACCGATGGAACGTATGCCGTTCGCGCGAAAGGGAAATTGAAAATCCACGGTGTGGAGCAGGAACGTATCATCCGGGCGAAGATCGAAATCCGTAACGGCGTGTTGCACCTGGTTTCCCAATTTACCGTCTTGTTGGCCGATCATTCGATCAAAGTACCCAAGGTGGTTCACGAAAAGATCGCGTCCGAGATCAACATCACCGTGCGTGCAGAACTGACGATCAAGGCAATGAAATGA
- a CDS encoding histidine kinase, producing MANDRQGLLWLGTEDGLFYFNGLEFKRPYLADSVKNLSVTALAQDRQGHMWAGTDKGIILRLHHYQQEAFVPEEGFPKVAISGIVEERDGTLFFSTHGEGIYYWNGKRLYNVDTDDGLSDNYWYSLVLGPGNGVIAGTDNGISHVTVRDSTKKINVIGRAEGLTDDIVRVICPVKGGYWIGFQEGGVLFLDLRLKTLSRTTGYPAGIPSQVNSLCALGEELWVGTETAGIQRLPFKGIGSTGDPTTLESTGSWRVTGMLRDPAGNVWIASGNKLIRCTGENLRVLNQAGKHALHHIHCILNTSDGRIWFSPDQQLYSIHPLGNDLQLHRYEITSPERLTDIVTLYEDPSAGIWAGTLGEGVFRLDPGSGKVRQVTEIPELQNASILSITGRGEDLWVTGFGGVNHLKLAFHDGKVEYASVPEPALEILTGIYIYSSHLDRQGALWLGSDEHGLYRYANGSLKQYTQAAGLPGNSVLGICEDAAGVLWVNCIDGGVAALRQDSLHAYGISDGLTDLSLSAILALPDTSLLVVHANGLDRFDPATGTFSPFRPDELMNDLNPDPNTLCLDQAGNVWLGTEKGLLVLEPPNPGDRPFPPTALEHIIQYPDPVNFWERRRFAYDENNFRFEFSGIWYADPGRVQYAIQLEGLSDKWQFSHEPAAWFSNLAPGSYTFRVRTSLNNRFLRSPEYIYHFVVEPPFWKTWWFRILLATGIVGGIWWFVQRRERQLREIERYEKERIMFQLETLRSQVNPHFLFNSFNTLLNLIEKDPKKAAEYTEQLSDFFRDIISNRDLPQVRLEDELKLLSNYIAIQKKRYGDNLNVRIEVEPEHARAFLIPPMTLQLLAENAIKHNVVSRDLPLNITIALAGNSLCVTNNLQPRLQHEPSTGLGLENIKRRFSLMIEEPVRIEQTAHEFRVCLPLQRINPS from the coding sequence ATGGCGAATGACCGACAGGGTTTACTCTGGTTGGGTACGGAAGACGGCTTATTCTATTTCAACGGGCTTGAATTCAAGCGCCCCTATCTGGCCGACAGTGTGAAAAATCTGTCCGTGACCGCTCTTGCACAGGATCGTCAGGGACACATGTGGGCGGGGACGGATAAGGGAATCATCCTTCGACTGCATCACTATCAGCAAGAAGCCTTTGTCCCGGAAGAGGGATTTCCCAAAGTCGCCATCAGTGGAATCGTGGAGGAACGCGATGGAACCCTTTTCTTCTCGACACACGGAGAAGGGATCTATTATTGGAACGGGAAGAGACTGTACAATGTGGATACCGATGATGGCCTCAGTGACAATTACTGGTACTCGCTGGTACTCGGACCTGGAAACGGTGTGATCGCCGGGACGGATAATGGAATTTCCCATGTCACGGTACGTGACAGCACGAAGAAAATAAACGTAATCGGCCGCGCCGAAGGCCTTACCGATGATATCGTCAGAGTCATTTGTCCGGTCAAGGGCGGATACTGGATCGGTTTTCAGGAGGGAGGTGTCCTGTTCCTCGACCTTCGCCTGAAAACTTTATCACGAACTACAGGGTATCCCGCCGGCATACCGAGCCAGGTCAATTCGCTCTGCGCATTGGGAGAAGAGTTGTGGGTTGGCACCGAAACCGCCGGTATACAGCGACTACCTTTCAAAGGAATCGGTTCGACAGGAGATCCGACCACGCTGGAATCAACCGGTTCATGGCGAGTAACCGGAATGCTCCGGGATCCTGCAGGTAACGTCTGGATCGCCAGCGGGAACAAGTTGATACGCTGTACCGGTGAGAATTTGCGGGTGTTGAACCAGGCCGGCAAACATGCCCTGCACCACATCCATTGTATCCTGAATACTTCGGACGGCAGGATATGGTTCAGCCCGGATCAGCAACTGTATTCCATTCATCCGTTGGGAAACGATCTGCAGCTGCATCGTTATGAGATTACCAGTCCGGAACGGCTAACCGACATCGTCACGCTTTATGAAGATCCTTCAGCCGGTATATGGGCCGGAACACTTGGCGAAGGCGTCTTCCGACTCGATCCCGGAAGCGGAAAGGTCCGGCAGGTAACCGAAATCCCTGAATTGCAGAATGCCAGTATCCTCTCCATCACGGGAAGAGGCGAAGACCTTTGGGTCACCGGATTCGGCGGTGTGAACCATTTGAAACTGGCTTTTCACGATGGGAAAGTGGAGTACGCATCCGTTCCGGAACCAGCGCTCGAAATCCTGACCGGGATTTATATCTACAGCAGTCACCTCGATCGTCAGGGTGCCTTATGGCTCGGCAGCGATGAACACGGATTGTACCGATATGCGAACGGGAGCCTCAAGCAGTACACACAGGCAGCGGGTCTTCCCGGCAATAGCGTTTTGGGAATATGTGAAGACGCTGCCGGCGTCCTCTGGGTCAATTGCATCGATGGCGGAGTAGCGGCCCTACGCCAGGATAGTTTGCATGCATATGGTATATCGGACGGTCTTACCGACCTAAGCCTAAGTGCCATCTTAGCCCTTCCCGACACATCGCTGCTTGTTGTACATGCCAACGGGCTGGATCGCTTCGATCCCGCGACCGGCACCTTCTCCCCCTTCCGGCCAGACGAATTAATGAACGATCTGAATCCTGACCCCAATACGCTTTGTCTTGATCAGGCGGGGAATGTATGGCTGGGCACGGAAAAGGGACTGTTGGTCCTTGAACCACCGAACCCGGGCGACCGACCGTTCCCTCCCACCGCGCTGGAACACATCATACAATATCCCGATCCGGTCAACTTTTGGGAGCGGCGACGATTTGCCTATGATGAAAACAATTTTCGCTTTGAGTTTTCCGGCATCTGGTATGCCGATCCCGGGAGAGTCCAATATGCCATACAGCTCGAAGGATTGAGTGACAAATGGCAATTCAGCCATGAACCGGCAGCCTGGTTCAGCAATCTTGCACCGGGCAGCTATACGTTCCGAGTCCGGACATCGCTGAACAATCGCTTCCTGCGTTCGCCGGAATACATTTATCACTTCGTGGTCGAACCTCCGTTCTGGAAGACCTGGTGGTTCCGCATCCTGCTGGCCACCGGAATTGTCGGGGGCATCTGGTGGTTCGTCCAGCGTCGCGAACGGCAATTGCGGGAGATCGAACGCTATGAAAAGGAACGTATCATGTTCCAACTCGAGACCCTGCGCAGCCAGGTCAACCCGCACTTTCTTTTTAACAGCTTCAACACCCTGTTGAACCTGATTGAAAAAGATCCGAAGAAAGCGGCCGAATACACGGAGCAACTGTCTGATTTTTTCCGTGACATTATTTCCAACCGCGACCTGCCGCAAGTCAGGCTGGAAGATGAATTGAAATTGTTGTCGAATTATATCGCGATCCAGAAGAAACGATACGGTGATAATCTGAATGTCCGTATCGAGGTGGAACCGGAGCATGCCAGGGCCTTTCTTATTCCACCCATGACCCTGCAACTGCTTGCCGAAAACGCTATCAAGCACAATGTCGTTTCGCGTGATCTGCCGTTGAACATTACGATAGCATTGGCAGGAAATTCACTTTGTGTAACCAACAACCTGCAGCCACGTCTCCAACACGAGCCTTCCACCGGCCTGGGCCTGGAAAACATCAAACGGCGATTCAGTCTCATGATCGAAGAGCCCGTACGGATAGAGCAGACTGCGCATGAATTTCGTGTATGTTTGCCCCTGCAACGCATCAACCCGTCATGA
- a CDS encoding response regulator transcription factor, with product MNILIIEDEDPAAERLEGLLSEAAASAKILARLDSVAAAVNWLSAHPAPDLIFLDIQLADGLSFEIFRQTEVNAPVIFTTAYDQYALDAFRVNSIDYLLKPVKREELTRALEKFNKTQAAVMLPDLNQLIRQLQPNAPVREFKRRFLIRFGDKIKAIDVDQVMYFYTEDKINYLRTRDNQTYPVDQNLDRLEELLDPKRFFRINRQFIVSIESIDQMYAFSKSRVKITLRPPSEGDTIVSTERSPLFKEWLAGES from the coding sequence ATGAACATCCTGATCATTGAAGACGAAGACCCGGCAGCCGAGCGGTTGGAAGGCTTGCTGTCGGAAGCTGCCGCCAGTGCGAAAATCCTTGCGCGTCTGGACAGCGTGGCGGCGGCCGTGAACTGGTTAAGCGCGCATCCGGCACCGGACCTGATCTTTCTTGACATTCAACTCGCCGACGGTCTCAGCTTTGAGATATTCCGTCAGACCGAGGTGAACGCTCCAGTCATCTTCACGACCGCCTACGATCAATACGCGCTTGACGCGTTTCGCGTGAATAGTATCGACTATCTGCTCAAACCGGTTAAGCGGGAAGAACTGACGCGCGCCCTGGAAAAGTTCAACAAGACCCAGGCGGCTGTCATGCTCCCGGATTTGAATCAGCTGATTCGGCAATTACAACCGAACGCGCCCGTCCGGGAATTCAAAAGGAGGTTCCTCATCCGATTCGGCGATAAGATCAAAGCGATCGATGTGGACCAGGTCATGTATTTTTATACGGAAGACAAGATCAATTACCTCCGGACGCGCGATAATCAAACCTACCCGGTTGACCAGAATCTTGACCGGCTGGAAGAATTGCTCGACCCCAAGCGTTTTTTCCGTATCAACCGGCAGTTCATCGTCAGCATAGAATCGATCGATCAGATGTACGCTTTTTCAAAAAGTCGGGTAAAAATCACACTCCGCCCGCCTTCGGAAGGCGACACGATCGTGAGTACCGAGCGCTCACCCTTATTTAAAGAATGGCTGGCGGGGGAATCTTGA